A region of the Vibrio tubiashii genome:
TTCTGGACTTGTGGCCAGCTTCTAGAAGAGATCTTTGGTGAAACAGCTGAGCCTCAGCTTATTCAACCAACCTTCATCACTGGCTACCCAGCGGACATCTCTCCTCTAGCACGTCGTAGCGATGACAACCCGTTCTTCACTGACCGTTTTGAGTTCTTTATCGGTGGCCGTGAAGTTGCAAACGGCTTCTCTGAGCTGAACGATGCACAAGACCAAGACGAGCGTTTCAAAGCGCAAGTTAACGCCAAAGACGCAGGTGATGACGAAGCGATGTACTACGATGCAGACTACATCACTGCACTAGAGCACGGTCTACCGCCAACAGCAGGTCAAGGCATCGGTATCGACCGTCTAGCAATGCTGTTTACTAACACGCACACTATTCGTGACGTGATTCTGTTCCCAGCGATGCGCCCTCAAGCTTAAGCTGTAGGCAAACAACATAATTTAAAAAGTCACCTTCGGGTGACTTTTTTGCGTTTAGTCACCTACAGCTAAAGTTGGTTTTTTCCTCTAGTATTGGTCTAACCAGTCAATCTCTTCACTGTTTGCTAAGCAATTGAGTTACTTAGCAAAGAAAGTTTTTTTCGAGTAGCTTCTCACAACGCATGGAAAAAGTGCGATTCCCCCGCTAGTCTTATATTTGAGACAGATTATCTCTGTAAGTCTCTATAATGTAACCACATACAATTTTATGTGTGTTTACGCGCACAGCATTTACATTATCAATAAAAAGGAACTAGCTTCATGGGTAGTCAATTCCGGATGGATTCCGTTCCAGGTTCGTTGGTTGTAGTGGGAGGAACCTATGAGCCTTGGCTGTCAGTTTTAGAGCAAGTAGGTTGGAGATGTACTCAGTGTGGTGATTTACGCAAAGCCGATGCACTGTTTACTGAAACGGGCCCTTGTATCGGTATTGTTGATCTCAGCCATGATGAGTTCAGTCTCAATGGTATTGCTAACTTGGTGAGTAAACACAAACAGGTACGCTGGTTAGCCTTCATTCGTGAGTCTCAATTAAGCTCAGATACTATTTGCCAATTTATCGTTAACTTCTGTATCGACTTTTTTACCGCTCCAATTCCTGATGCTCAGTTGCTCAGCACCATTGGTCACCAATTAGGCATGCTGAAACTTGAGAAAAAAGTTTGGCCACATTACGGCAATCAAAGTGACATGGGATTAATTGGTGACTCTATCCCTGTTAAGCGTCTACGTGATCAGATTAAGCGCATTGGTCCTACTGATGTCAGTATCTTAATCTATGGAGAAAATGGCACAGGTAAAGAAACCGTTGCCCGTGCCGTCCATCGTACCTCTGCGCGAGCAAACAAAGAGTTTATCTCGGTTAACTGCCGCGCTATGTCGGAGCGTCGAATAGAGAGTGATTTATTCGGAATTAATCGTGATGATATGAGCGAGCCGTCAATTCTAGAGAGAGCGGATGGCGGTACGATATTACTCAACGATATTCTCACCTTACCTCGTTCGCAGCAGTTTAATTTATTGCGTTTCCTCCAAGAGGGGATGGTAGACACTGCATCAGGTCGTAAGGAAGTGGATGTGCGCGTTTTAGCGGCGAACTCTGCAGATATTGAAAAAGCTTTGATTGATGGTGATTTTAACGAAGAGCTCTATCACTACATCAATGTGCTGCGTATTAATGTTCCGAGTCTAAAAGAACGTGCTGGGGATATCTCTATTCTTGCCCGTCACTTCTTGCAGGAATATTCAAAAGAGTACAATGCCCAAGCGCGCAGTTTTACTGAAGAAGCAGCACGTGCCATGACCCGTTATCATTGGCCTGGTAATGTCCGCGAACTGATGAATCAGATCAAGCGTATTGTGCTGATGTCAGATACCGTGATGCTTGACGAGCCACATCTAGATCTACCTAAGCGTAGTGATAGCCGCCGTAGCTTAAAGAGTATTCGTGAGCGTAGTGAAAGGGATGCCTTGTTGTTGGTGCTAGAGTCTCACTCTGGTCAGGTGTCGATGGCCGCAAAAGAGCTAGGTGTATCGCGTGCAACCATGTATCGATTGTTAAACAAACACAACCTAATTTCAGACATACCTGCATAGCTGATTGATTTATAAATAAAAAGCCGCGCTAGAGATAGCGCGGCTTTATTTATATTACCGATATGATCTATTGCACATGCAATATTCCTTGGCTGAATATCTTATAATCAAAAGCTCAAACCGGTTGTTTTTAGGTTAAAAATTTGTTTTGAAATTTTATGCAGAAAGGTGGTTGAAATATCACCTGATATGAATAGAATTTAACCATGAGCTAAGGCTCAA
Encoded here:
- the vpsR gene encoding cyclic-di-GMP-binding transcriptional regulator VpsR (Not actually a response regulator, but instead a cyclic-di-GMP-binding transcription factor.), which translates into the protein MGSQFRMDSVPGSLVVVGGTYEPWLSVLEQVGWRCTQCGDLRKADALFTETGPCIGIVDLSHDEFSLNGIANLVSKHKQVRWLAFIRESQLSSDTICQFIVNFCIDFFTAPIPDAQLLSTIGHQLGMLKLEKKVWPHYGNQSDMGLIGDSIPVKRLRDQIKRIGPTDVSILIYGENGTGKETVARAVHRTSARANKEFISVNCRAMSERRIESDLFGINRDDMSEPSILERADGGTILLNDILTLPRSQQFNLLRFLQEGMVDTASGRKEVDVRVLAANSADIEKALIDGDFNEELYHYINVLRINVPSLKERAGDISILARHFLQEYSKEYNAQARSFTEEAARAMTRYHWPGNVRELMNQIKRIVLMSDTVMLDEPHLDLPKRSDSRRSLKSIRERSERDALLLVLESHSGQVSMAAKELGVSRATMYRLLNKHNLISDIPA